A genomic region of Aspergillus oryzae RIB40 DNA, chromosome 1 contains the following coding sequences:
- a CDS encoding 40S ribosomal protein uS8 (40S ribosomal protein S15/S22), with product MVKTSVLNDTLNAINNAEKAGKRQVLVRPSSKVIVKFLSVMQKHGYIGEFEEVDDHRSGKIVIQLNGRLNKCGVINPRYPVQLRDLEKWTTQLLPSRQFGFVVLTTSAGIMDHEEARRKHVAGKLLGFFY from the exons ATGGTCAAGACTTCCGTCCTCAACGATACGCTTAACGCGATCAACAACGCCGAGAAGGCTGGCAAGCGCCAGGTCCTCGTCCGTCCTTCCTCCAAGGTCATCGTCAAGTTCCTGAGCGTCATGCAGAAGCACG GCTACATTGGCGAGTTCGAGGAGGTCGATGACCACCGTTCCGGCAAGATCGTTATCCAGCTCAACGGTCGTCTCAACAAGTGCGGTGTCATCAACCCCCGCTACCCCGTCCAGCTCCGTGACCTCGAGAAGTGGACCACCCAGctccttccttctcgtcAGTTCGGTTTCGTCGTCCTGACCACCTCCGCTGGTATCATGGACCACGAGGAGGCTCGTCGCAAGCACGTTGCTGGCAAGCTCCTCGGTTTCTTCTACTAG
- a CDS encoding epoxide hydrolase (predicted hydrolases or acyltransferases (alpha/beta hydrolase superfamily)), which yields MYLSPLKALVCLASFAVVSASPSKSIEQSCHNVASDGWSNLPLKASIPVQRVQLKFPQHAVYQMHENVKHARTSNPDGYDNEQQHWIALASEGWSEISGPFLEDEVNRHPHFNASVTVDGHNSNVHFMALFSQQADAIPIVFLHGWPGSFLDFTGLLDIVRQNYSSEDCPFHIIVPSLPGYAYSAGSPVSRYADMFAVARTVDALLTGIGLGNRYIAQGGGMGASVARLLGSYSPSCEVNSLPLISGLPDPSTDTDLSDQDLEILNRTSYFKSLQKADITDHGRQVTLGVVPEKDPLSLLAWLSDKFNSWVDPQHPVPMQTTLIHASVYYLTGMTTSDYYKLSGLDAPEDMIPFVPKPFGYSRFPYDIEGLPRKWAATLGDLVGYNAHVQGGHFAALEQAEDLWNDVEHFVRTVFPDDLL from the exons ATGTATTTATCACCCCTCAAGGCGCTTGTttgcttggcttcttttGCTGTTGTGTCCGCCTCTCCGTCGAAAAGCATAGAGCAGTCTTGCCATAATGTAGCATCGGATGGGTGGTCTAACCTTCCATTAAAGGCGTCAATCCCTGTCCAGCGTGTACAACTAAAGTTCCCGCAGCATGCAGTATATCAGATGCACGAAAATGTGAAACATGCCCGAACTAGCAATCCTGACGGTTACGACAACGAGCAGCAGCATTGGATTGCGCTTGCGTCCGAAGGCTGGTCCGAGATTAGTGGGCCATTTCTAGAAGATGAGGTCAACCGTCACCCTCACTTCAATGCGTCTGTGACTGTGGACGGCCATAATTCCAATGTCCATTTTATGGCATTGTTTTCGCAGCAAGCGGATGCCATCCCTATCGTCTTCCTGCACGGATGGCCTGGAAGTTTCCTTGACTTTACTGGTCTTCTCGATATCGTACGCCAGAATTATTCTTCCGAAGATTGCCCGTTTCATATCATTGTACCATCTTTGCCTGGCTATGCCTACTCTGCCGGCTCCCCCGTGAGTAGATACGCGGATATGTTCGCCGTAGCTCGGACCGTTGACGCATTGCTCACCGGCATTGGTCTGGGTAATCGTTACATTGCCCAAGGTGGTGGTATGGGGGCCTCTGTTGCTAGGCTACTTGGGTCATATAGCCCCAGTTGCGAAG TCAACTCTCTCCCTCTTATCTCCGGGTTACCCGACCCAAGTACCGATACAGACCTTAGTGATCAAGACCTTGAGATTCTTAACCGAACTTCGTATTTCAAGTCTCTCCAAAAGGCGGACATCACAGACCATGGAAGACAGGTCACTTTAGGAGTTGTTCCGGAGAAAGACCCGTTGTCATTGCTGGCCTG GCTGAGTGACAAGTTCAACAGTTGGGTAGATCCACAACACCCTGTACCCATGCAAACAACCTTGATACACGCTTCGGTCTACTACCTAACGGGGATGACGACAAGTGATTATTACAAGCTATCCGGTCTGGATGCCCCTGAAGACATGATCCCTTTTGTTCCGAAGCCATTTGGCTACAGTCGTTTCCCGTATGATATCGAGGGCCTCCCTAGGAAGTGGGCAGCGACGCTGGGTGATCTGGTAGGGTACAATGCTCACGTTCAAGGCGGCCATTTTGCTGCCTTGgaacaagcagaagatctTTGGAATGATGTAGAACATTTCGTTCGGACGGTTTTCCCAGATGACCTTCTCTAA
- a CDS encoding fungal specific transcription factor domain-containing protein (predicted protein) codes for MAIILPTCNRCTAASKECNYLPSRRGQKRRAAASIEPTAVRRAFESTIENLAVVDFPTPGRLASVTNPHCESGPLEREPASHLGVIQEASLTNTLHVSEIVTDQPTAAPPLSQIAPRRYHDEGLVNLFYANFHSAHPILLPRSMYNEETYPESLQLAVQFVDSHFSTTTSSDSLCTATAEALRDDDQQGFHLVQARLLFAIALHSRNEIRESVSVLADAVSLTINLGMNRKDFSQRHGNTEIEAESIRRTWWELYVIDGIMAALQRNPTFRCHTIKTEVLLPCDENLCHNNTIPEPFSMAQFDARVYGDEDRPFSSFTYRIDAVPVAWTHEVHENHMKAIDNAITAWFHHLPDGQGQIDMLDLNDSDDEKLFQAHMLINYATMYLHFPRSDLAPALPAARDVIRERFLLPTSSQHMHALKTISASKCLGSLASCPSTVRKHSPFFICCVVFIIIVQLSACAANRPGSYDKHWDQIKLIMGVLKTLGRM; via the exons ATGGCAATCAT CCTTCCGACTTGCAATCGTTGCACAGCGGCAAGCAAAGAATGCAACTACTTGCCCTCACGTCGGGGCCAAAAAAGGCGAGCTGCCGCATCCATTGAGCCCACAGCAGTCAGGCGGGCATTCGAATCTACCATCGAGAACCTCGCCGTAGTGGACTTTCCCACTCCCGGTAGATTGGCCAGTGTTACCAATCCGCACTGCGAGTCGGGACCCCTAGAGCGAGAACCGGCATCACACCTCGGCGTTATACAGGAAGCATCATTAACTAACACCCTACATGTTAGCGAAATTGTGACGGACCAGCCCACCGCTGCACCACCATTGAGCCAGATAGCCCCACGACGCTATCATGACGAAGGTCTTGTCAATTTGTTCTATGCGAATTTCCACTCAGCACATCCAATTTTGCTTCCTAGGTCTATGTACAACGAAGAGACGTATCCAGAGTCTCTACAGCTAGCCGTGCAGTTCGTCGATAGTCATTTCTCTACGACAACCTCGAGCGACTCGCTATGTACCGCCACAGCAGAGGCACTTCGAGACGATGACCAACAAGGCTTTCATCTTGTCCAAGCTCGATTGCTATTCGCAATAGCCCTCCATTCACGAAACGAAATCAGAGAGTCGGTCAGCGTGCTGGCTGATGCAGTTTCCCTAACCATCAACTTAGGAATGAATCGCAAAGACTTCTCCCAGAGGCACGGTAACACTGAGATTGAAGCAGAGAGCATTCGACGTACATGGTGGGAATTATACGTGATAGATGGCATAATGGCAGCACTCCAACGCAACCCCACCTTCCGCTGCCACACAATCAAAACCGAAGTCTTACTTCCCTGCGATGAGAACCTGTGTCACAATAATACCATCCCCGAGCCCTTCTCCATGGCCCAGTTCGACGCTCGGGTCTACGGTGATGAAGACCGGCCATTTTCCTCATTTACCTACCGCATCGATGCCGTAC CCGTAGCATGGACGCATGAAGTCCATGAGAACCACATGAAAGCGATCGACAATGCCATTACAGCATGGTTTCACCATCTCCCCGACGGACAAGGACAGATAGACATGTTAGATCTCAACGATAGTGACGACGAGAAGCTCTTCCAGGCACACATGCTTATCAACTACGCCACCATGTATCTACACTTCCCACGCAGTGACTTAGCACCCGCCCTTCCAGCGGCCAGGGACGTGATCCGAGAGAgattcctcctcccaacTTCGAGTCAACATATGCATGCTCTAAAGACCATCTCGGCGTCCAAATGTCTCGGCAGCCTTGCCTCTTGCCCGTCTACTGTCAGGAaacattctcctttctttatcTGCTGTGTCGTGTTCATTATCATTGTGCAGCTTTCTGCATGTGCTGCGAATCGCCCGGGTAGCTATGACAAGCATTGGGATCAAATAAAGCTCATTATGGGTGTGCTCAAGACCTTGGGGAGGATGTGA
- a CDS encoding uncharacterized protein (predicted protein) translates to MPWPTAATEDSSLWKDLGLGSSCGVELRLPLSLSSHEVLIQDKIIQDAQDTSHLVTYLATFLLPRPGDNGHRRVLVLPLMGPCLSWQVLEKTSMATRMFAARQLLEALENLHNAGIVHRDLNEKNCMWGITPLHDLSRSAKYEVHGRPLKEVIPVVDLWKQGELVGPLKIPENLRTEKSYLGDFGLAVKVNTPVTHKGYPPMKFCSPDRLHGKHPSFACDMWSYMVIFGVLYLNGYSPFSTVAHGGVISDIVRSLGPLPEQWKGLYVYPGGGLDSWYDQSKTPEPNRNLASTIAYFRADADPVERELVHSIMLKIFTYCPEKRLTATQLLQDPSLELSWKNMAVDLHIPYSF, encoded by the exons ATGCCATGGCCCACGGCTGCTACTGAAGATAGTAGCCTATGGAAAGATTTGGGTCTGGGGTCGTCTTGTGGTGTAGAACTACGCCTTCCCCTATCACTTTCAAGCCATGAAGTGCTTATACaagacaagatcatccaggATGCACAGGATACCTCACATCTTGTGACATATCTGGCCACCTTTCTACTCCCTAGACCTGGAGACAATGGCCATCGTAGGGTTCTGGTGTTACCGTTAATGGGCCCATGTCTTTCCTGGCAAGTCCTGGAAAAGACATCCATGGCAACTCGCATGTTCGCTGCTCGGCAATTACTAGAGGCTTTAGAAAATCTACACAACGCCGGAATTGTGCATCGCG ACTTGAATGAGAAGAACTGTATGTGGGGGATCACTCCTCTTCACGATCTTAGCAGGAGTGCTAAATACGAAGTACACGGTCGGCCACTGAAGGAGGTTATACCAGTTGTCGATCTCTGGAAACAGGGAGAGCTTGTTGGGCCTCTTAAGATCCCTGAGAACTTACGTACAGAGAAATCCTATCTTGGAGACTTCGGTTTGGCAGTGAAAGTTAATACTCCTGTAACTCATAAAGGCTATCCGCCTATGAAATTTTGCTCCCCAGATCGTCTTCATGGAAAACACCCAAGTTTTGCCTGCGATATGTGGAGTTATATGGTTATTTTTGGAGTGCTTTATCTCAACGGctattctcctttctctaCCGTTGCTCATGGCGGAGTGATAAGCGATATTGTTAGGTCTCTTGGTCCACTGCCTGAGCAGTGGAAAGGCCTTTACGTTTACCCTGGAGGCGGCCTTGATTCCTGGTATGATCAGAGCAAAACACCCGAACCAAATCGTAACCTTGCGTCCACAATTGCATACTTTCGTGCAGACGCAGATCCAGTTGAGCGAGAGCTTGTTCATTCCATTATGTTAAAGATATTCACTTACTGTCCAGAGAAACGTCTGACTGCAACACAGCTTCTGCAGGATCCTTCATTAGAGCTCTCATGGAAAAATATGGCTGTTGATTTACATATTCCCTATTCGTTCTAG
- a CDS encoding uncharacterized protein (predicted protein), protein MTSSSAPSDNSLSNSNATSGTQAFILHVLCPSLPPPNRFTFNDLVPSITIAGLKARISQSIPNRPPPETQRLIYRGKPISDDDWTLQKVLEPTNGAEFSMHLVLPPAPLPSHVATSPRPSPSPQYQAPAGMPSPDHLFAPSRSAPPYPMQHGQEVRYRGPMGPSEADIGLALRRNIETIRRQIELRERGGSPLSDQQGAEHTQQFPWQRMTPFQSSTTTTTTTSTSTSTMSSQPSGLSASLAQDTRLRLHILRPQIALCEDQLNRGIAPPMDQVIRIRSQLFDILDDQYRNPLSERDGSIEALLTRVFNIYTRADQLRVSQSRATASMQHNMLDSPANDGHGQAPLYLLSSPNGYQALVSSPGAARSIESSLSAIRAAHASQATSHPPQAHPNPNAAVMENAVRQAVLNQRLGNNEPVGFARSIRRIWLFVRLYFFCYMFSEPGTWSRVLLVTLAVIISLLSETSVPRQLYGMIISPLQRHLEGLIHFSADEHVPPRPQGTDAAGSSGYANQPGDNRAAAPTGLRHNLRRVERSLALFVASLVPGVGERHVEVRNAAEAARNAERAGEEEEERRRQEEASNGEGVTEQEQQNQEENPTSRPESSVTNPATEDGAGASIPRGNEHDASNAQKYH, encoded by the exons CGCGACCAGTGGAACACAAGCCTTTATTTTGCATGTGCTGTGCCCATCGCTTCCTCCTCCTAATCGCTTTACATTCAATGATCTGGTACCTTCCATCACTATCGCTGGCCTCAAGGCCCGAATATCCCAATCGATTCCCAATAGGCCGCCCCCGGAGACCCAAAGATTGATATATCGTGGAAAGCCCATCTCTGATGATGACTGGACTTTGCAAAAGGTGTTAGAGCCTACAAAT GGCGCCGAATTCTCCATGCATCTCGTTCTTCCACCGGCTCCTCTACCATCCCATGTGGCGACTTCCCCCAGACCTTCGCCATCACCTCAGTATCAAGCACCCGCCGGCATGCCTTCACCAGACCATCTTTTTGCACCTAGCCGATCTGCTCCGCCATACCCAATGCAACATGGGCAAGAAGTGAGGTACCGAGGACCAATGGGTCCTAGCGAAGCAGATATTGGGCTAGCTCTGCGACGTAATATCGAAACTATCCGCCGCCAAATCGAACTGCGGGAGCGAGGTGGCTCGCCCCTATCAGATCAGCAGGGAGCCGAACATACCCAACAATTTCCCTGGCAGCGTATGACACCATTCCAATCTTCAACGACCACGACCACGACCACGTCAACGTCAACGTCAACAATGTCGTCCCAACCGTCAGGCCTCAGTGCTAGTTTAGCTCAAGATACTAGACTACGTCTGCACATACTACGACCGCAAATTGCGCTATGCGAAGACCAACTCAATCGAGGCATCGCGCCTCCGATGGACCAGGTGATTCGCATTCGGTCACAATTGTTCGATATTCTTGATGATCAGTATAGAAACCCTTTGTCTGAACGCGACGGCTCTATAGAAGCCTTGCTCACTCGGGTCTTCAACATATACACCCGCGCAGATCAGCTCCGCGTAAGCCAGTCTAGGGCCACCGCATCCATGCAGCACAATATGCTTGACAGTCCTGCGAACGATGGACACGGACAGGCCCCCTTATATCTTCTCTCGTCGCCAAATGGATACCAGGCTCTAGTTAGCTCTCCCGGTGCAGCGAGGTCAATCGAATCGTCACTGAGCGCAATTCGCGCGGCGCATGCGTCACAGGCTACTAGTCATCCGCCCCAGGCGCATCCCAATCCAAACGCTGCCGTCATGGAGAATGCCGTTCGTCAAGCAGTCCTTAATCAAAGACTGGGCAATAACGAGCCCGTGGGGTTCGCCCGGAGCATACGACGCATTTGGCTGTTTGTTCGACTGTACTTCTTTTGCTATATGTTTAGCGAGCCAGGCACTTGGTCGCGAGTCCTGTTGGTGACCTTAGCTGTCATTATATCCCTCCTGTCGGAAACCAGTGTCCCGCGCCAATTGTACGGGATGATTATTTCACCACTTCAACGACACCTTGAAGGGCTGATACACTTTTCTGCCGATGAACACGTGCCGCCGCGCCCTCAAGGCACAGATGCCGCGGGTAGCTCGGGATATGCAAACCAGCCCGGAGATAACCGAGCTGCCGCCCCAACGGGATTGCGCCATAACCTTCGAAGAGTAGAGCGATCTTTGGCACTATTTGTTGCTAGCCTGGTGCCGGGAGTTGGGGAGAGGCATGTCGAGGTGCGCAATGCAGCCGAGGCCGCTCGGAATGCAGAGCGcgcaggagaagaggaggaggaacggCGTAGACAGGAAGAAGCTAGCAACGGCGAAGGGGTAActgagcaggagcagcagaaCCAGGAAGAAAATCCAACTTCCCGCCCAGAGTCGTCTGTAACCAACCCTGCTACTGAAGACGGAGCTGGTGCCTCAATACCCCGTGGAAATGAACACGACGCAAG CAATGCGCAGAAATATCACTAA